TCTTTGGCATATGCAAACATTTCTCTAATGATACGTGCAGATTCACCAATATACTTATCCACAATACCTGATGCAGGTGAAAAGATAAAGTTGGCACCGATGGTGGCCGCCACGGCCTTGGCCAAAAGGGTTTTACCTGTACCAGGGGGACCATACAGCAAAACACCTGTGGGTGATTTGATACCAActctttggaaaatttctgGATTCTTGAGTGGTAATTCTATGACTTCTCTTAATTCTCTAATTTGATCCGTCAAACCACCAATACCGTCAAATGAGATATTATCTTGATCGAAACTTGTCATGTTGTAAACCAAGGGATCAGTTTCACGAGGCAATACACGCATAATGGTTAAAGTCGTAATGTCAAGTGTCACTCTAACacctttcttcaatttggaTCTCTCTACAGAGTTTCTTACACCAACGATATAGCGAGGACCTGATGATGCCTTGACGATGTATTTCTCCTCTGAAAGTTCTTTCATAACTTCACCAATCAACTGACCAATACTTTGTAAGGCCTTGATATCATTTTCGGTCCTGTCATAGGCCTTTTCCAAGTCTCGTATGTTTTGTCTTCTCTGTTTCAACTGATCTTCAAACCTTCTATGCtccatcaatttcttcttgaactCATTTAAGGCCTTGTTGTGTGCCTCTTCCTCAGGACTTAGCCTTGGTTGTTCCGGTTCAGGCTCTCTTGCTTGTTCCTGATTctcattattattgttattattactatcgttattattactatcaGTATTTCTCTCCCCGGTTTGATTATTCTCCTGCTCAAAGGCAGCCATCAGTGGATCATTCTCTTCACTCATGATTCAATTGGTACGGATAATTTATTAGTGGCCTGGTTAGAGGTATACTCCTGGTACTTTGTGATTCTTCGCTATGGGTGGCAAAGGAAAAGAACCTTAATAGTTCCTTAGATGCTAAAGTGGTGAAAAAAGTGAATATTACCCGGACATATCTAGGTATAATACAAAGGATGGGAGATACAGAAATATTCATGGTATGATAGAGACAATTTTGGCTCCCTTGGCACTAATTTTCTCATGTTCTGCACTTTTTAAGCTATCTTTCAATGGTtgtttccatttttttGGGTCACTAAAACTTGCtttaagaatttttgaagtgTATTTTACAATAAATCATGAAGGGTTCGTGTTAATAGTGAGAGTAAGGGAATACTTTTAGTACAAATGATGTTAATTACCTTTGCTTCCTTTTTATTCTGATTGGAATTTATGTGGCTTCTCTACGATATTCGTGGAGTAGGGGAATTAATTTTTATAGGTCAGTTTTAAAGAGACTAAAGGTAAGCATAAAATGATAGAAAGCGGCAAGGGCTTGGTTATGTTAAACGTAAGAAAATCTATCAGCTTGAGCGGGTGCACAGTCTTTTGAATCGTTGACATgtttattttattttttttttttttttcactgaATTTCGATGTAttatcttttcaaaaacctGCCAAAGGAAGATACAACGAAATAGATACTGATATATTTTGAGTCTTAAAATTACTAGCATATCTTTACAAGGTATTAATTGGCTTCTCTAGTGTACGTTGATATATGAATATCTCAAGtaaaaaatgaaaatgctaGTACAACCAATTTTATGGCATTTTAAACCGTTCTTCTCCTCAAAATTAcaggaaaaattcttgattgAAAGCAGATGGCTTTGAAGGCCTAAATAGCATTCAATGGGTTCGATATTGACAGATATTTAACCATTTCggtattattatcatcaaaaGTTTGTGCGGGTAATGACGACatgaaaatttaacatcgaatcttttcaactaGTAGAGATGAGTTGAAGGAACGGCTTCCTTAAAGCATTGGTTAAGGTCCAGTGATCTCTTTTCTAGCTGATTAGAGTGTTTTGAGCTTCTTTGCAGTCTCAAATTACACCCGTATACAGATGCAAGCATTTATCTTTTGTGGTCAAGGCCATAACCTTTGGCCATTTTCACAAGGTCATTTAGACGACAATGTTAGTGGTAATGGTATGACAAAGGCATTGTTACCAGTCGGTAATAGATCTATGTTAGAATATGTATTGGATTGGTGTGATCAGGCAAATTTCAAGGAAATCAATGTCGTTGGACAGGCTCAAGATATCGACGCAATTCAAAGAGGATTACAGAGGTATTTggaattgagaaatgaGCAGTTCCTGCTAGTATCCAAGTCATTATCAGGATCTCAACATTTACATCATTTACAAAGTCCAAAACCaatcaaatttatcaaatcaAAGGCAAGTTCAACAGGTGAATGTCTGCAAAGGGAattattggaaagaattaaTGGAGATTTTGTATTACTGCCATGCGATTTTGTCACTGATATTCCTCCTCAGATATTCATCGATCAATACAGAAACAGAGATTCCAATAACTTGGCAATGACTTTTTACTACAAAAATGTTCTAGAGAGTACTGATAAGAAACAACAATCAGGTAAGCAATTCTTTACACTTTACTCTAGTAATGAAGACGTGGATGCTAGACCTGTGCTCTTGGATGTTTACCCAATGGAAGCTGTGAAAAAGACCAAATATCTGCAAGTTCGTACCCATTTACTCTGGAATTATCCCAACACAACTGTTTCCactaaattggaaaattcatTCATCTACTTCTGTTCACAAGAGTTATGTCAATTGCTTTCTGAAAGAAAAGCAAATGATAGCACTAAAAAGAACTACAAGGACAATGTagacgatgatgatgatgatgatcaagGTGAGAATTCTAAGGATcgtgatgatgaagtacTAGATACGACCATTAAACCAAGTTATTTCAGACAGGAGAATCAATTGTTGAGAGATCCTCTAAATTGTAACAAATCTTTGGGTAAGGTCTTTAGAGATCTGGCGAGAAGGTCGTGGCAACATTCGACTCCGAGAGAAAATATAGGTATGTTCATTTTACCTGAAGTAGGTTTCTTCGTAAGAGCCAATAATTTGCACACTTTCACTGAGGCCAATAGATTTATCTTGAAGATTAAGGCTCAAACTTTGGCAACCAATACTCAAACCACAACTGCGTCTGCATCTGCCATTGGTGCTGATGCGGTGGTTGGATATAATTGTACCATTCTGGAGAAGAGTAACATCAAATTGTCATCTATTGGCCCTGGTTGTAAAATCGGTAACCGTTGTCGTATCGCAGGTTCTATTCTACTTCCAGATGTCACCATTGAGGATGAAGtgatattggaaaatgtaaTCATTGGTCCTAATGGTGTTATTGGCAAGAGGAGTAAATTAACAAACTGCTATGTGGAAGGTTATTACCATGTGGATCCTAAGAGTAACTTGAAAGGTGAAACTCTAACTAAACTAGAATTTGAATCTGATGAGAGCATGAGCAGTAACGCGGCTGAAAGTTCAAGCGGTGATGAAAGTTTAGAGGAGGAATACGATGACGAATACGAGGATGATGGTTTATTTGATCATTAGATGCCATAGATATAGATATGTATTAATTGAAAACAATGAAAACCACTGCAAActactttttttttttttttttttttctcgaACGAATGAATTTCATATATTTGTATGTACTATACTATAACAAGCTTgtaaaaagaatttgaataaagGTACCCAGCCTAATAATgattattactattgtttttttgtttgtttttttttatttacaAGATTCTTCTCACATCAAGCTCTAAGTTTACCGTCTTCGTTCTCAAATATCCAATCCCAACGACCTTTTTTGTGTAGAATGGCTAAGATTAAAACTGCAGGTAAATGGAGAACACTTACCAAAAATGTCTTTTTGGCAAATCCGTTGGCAATTGCTAAACCTTTATTATATTTAGCCTTATCACTGAAGTCTCTTGAagaataatttttcttttgttgcCAATAAAATCTCAATGCCCAATATGACATCCAAGCATTGATTATACTGGAATCAAGTTGGTACATCCAATCGGTTACACCAAAGTAAGAAAACCCAAAGCAAATTGGGAACATTAATAGAGAATACCGTAAAGCCACACGTGCATTCAAAagtggatttttccaagcTGTCATCACATAACCTGCATTCCTATATTCATTTCGAATGTTATGGCTTAAAGTGTTAAAATGAGGGAACTGCCAAGCGTACAACAACCCAGCAATACACCAGGCACCGGGGTCTGTTAAGGGACTAGCTGCGGCCCATCCCATAAGTGGTGGAATGGCCCCGACGAGGGCACCTGCCCAAGTATTGATAATGTGTTTCCTCTTTAAAGATGTGTAGATCCAGGCGTAAAGTGCAATGTTGGAAATTCCTAACAAAGCTACTGTAGGGTTCACACCAGCCCATAGCACTGAACCACCAACCGTTCCACATACAGCGGCAAATTTATAAGCCTGTGCAGGTGTAGTTAATCCTCTAACAACAGGTCTTGCTTGAGTTCTTACCATTTGTCTATCAAATTCAGGTTCTCTCCCCATATTAATGGCATTAGCAGATGCTGAACAAAGTGTAGTCCCCACTGTGAGACTCAGTAGCTGACTTACTGATGCTGCATATGGTGATATCGCGTATGAGCAAATGGCACTTAACATGACTAGCACTGTTAAACGAGGTTTAGTCAATTGAATGTAAGGGTTCATGACTTTTTTACACTGCAACAATAGACTACGATTCCTTGCAATCGCTTTTCGTTGAGCTTTCCTTAATTCTGGATCCACTGCCTTGACTTCAAATGGTATATGAGACTTTTCACTGACTTCTGTTGTGCAACTTAATGCCTTTCTAGCACTTTCAGCGATACCATTCTCCTTCGGACTGAATTCCTGGGTAATATTGGGAGTAAACTCAATTGGTGCTGTATTCAAATGTACTTGTTTTGGTCCATTTCTTGTCTTTATACCTCTAACTCCTCTAATCGATCTGATAAGCGCATTCTGACCTAACTTCGATGTGACTGTCTGGGTATGACGAGCATGACAGCACACTGATAAAATAGACATTTGGGTCTACCACAATGGACTCCTCTGACGAATCTATCTGCCTACAGAAGGTGTGTTAAATACTTCTCCTGATGTGTACGATGTTAATTTGCATTATAAgtccaaaatttttcaccaaccCCGATGAGATCAATAGAACACTatattgataaaataataatatgGTAGAAATTAGTTATTTGATGTTATATTTTATTGTATTTATGAAGCAGCCACTGATTCATCATCCTTTTGCTTGTTGTTAGGGTGTTCGGCTTCGTATTCCTttgtcttcttttcctGTAGCTTTTTGTTCTGTATTTTGTTCTCGATAAGATCGTCAAAGGCAATTATAGCTCTAACTAAATTGGCGATATAGATGATCATTAATTCGTCATTGGTCTTCACCGTTAGGgctttttgtaaattgttgttgtggttaACGACTTCGTTGTTCTTTACGTttatttcatcttcattaggCTGACCCAAGTTCGGTAATAGGTTGAAAACGTCTTGCAATTTACCTAGGATGACATGGTTTATAGGTAATTCTTTATTCATAACTTTATTCAAATATGCCACAATATCACCTAACTTCCTTTGTAGACCTTGAAgagatttcaattgatttgtTAGTCTAATGGAAAGACCACCCGCGGCTTGATCTCTAACATCTCTTAGCAAATGTTCTacaccaatttcttcagcttcttcagcttcGATAGTACTTGGTAAATGGACAAACGTCTTTTCTGTAGAAGTACCATCATCCTTAACTTGTTCCACTGCGAAGTATGCATCTGTTGGTAATCCAACCCCTTCTTGCTTAACATCCACGATAAGCAGCAATGGATTGTTACCAGTATATTTCTTGAACAATTCATTAATCTTTAAATCAGATGCTTTTAACTTAGGACCACTGTGGTACCATCCAATCAATTTCTCCTTGGCATTAATCTTCTTAAACATATCATTCATGTTCTCGATGTAATTATGATCTAAAAACCAAACGTCAGGattcttctcatcttcttcaaatggtaTTGCGAATGAATTTGTCACCCTAAGTACAGGTGATGATGCGTCTCCCAAAACCACACCAACACATCTTTTACCTTCAGGAGTGTGTGTTCTCTCGTAGTGATCCAGCACAGATAGTAAAACAAGAGGTGCTACCGTAATTCTTTCGTAAGGTACAGACATGGTCGAAATACGACTTCTGATAACTTTATCCTTTAATTCTATTATTTATTGCCACCGTCAAAGTGGTCAAAGTTGGTGGAACTTTACCTTTATTCTCTTATAAGGTCTCCTAC
The genomic region above belongs to Zygosaccharomyces rouxii strain CBS732 chromosome F complete sequence and contains:
- the RPN8 gene encoding proteasome regulatory particle lid subunit RPN8 (highly similar to uniprot|Q75F44 Ashbya gossypii AAL116W RPN8 26S proteasome regulatory subunit RPN8 and similar to uniprot|Q08723 Saccharomyces cerevisiae YOR261C), translating into MSVPYERITVAPLVLLSVLDHYERTHTPEGKRCVGVVLGDASSPVLRVTNSFAIPFEEDEKNPDVWFLDHNYIENMNDMFKKINAKEKLIGWYHSGPKLKASDLKINELFKKYTGNNPLLLIVDVKQEGVGLPTDAYFAVEQVKDDGTSTEKTFVHLPSTIEAEEAEEIGVEHLLRDVRDQAAGGLSIRLTNQLKSLQGLQRKLGDIVAYLNKVMNKELPINHVILGKLQDVFNLLPNLGQPNEDEINVKNNEVVNHNNNLQKALTVKTNDELMIIYIANLVRAIIAFDDLIENKIQNKKLQEKKTKEYEAEHPNNKQKDDESVAAS
- the RPT4 gene encoding proteasome regulatory particle base subunit RPT4 (highly similar to uniprot|P53549 Saccharomyces cerevisiae YOR259C RPT4 One of six ATPases of the 19S regulatory particle of the 26S proteasome involved in the degradation of ubiquitinated substrates required for spindle pole body duplication localized mainly to the nucleus throughout the cell cycle) gives rise to the protein MSEENDPLMAAFEQENNQTGERNTDSNNNDSNNNNNNENQEQAREPEPEQPRLSPEEEAHNKALNEFKKKLMEHRRFEDQLKQRRQNIRDLEKAYDRTENDIKALQSIGQLIGEVMKELSEEKYIVKASSGPRYIVGVRNSVERSKLKKGVRVTLDITTLTIMRVLPRETDPLVYNMTSFDQDNISFDGIGGLTDQIRELREVIELPLKNPEIFQRVGIKSPTGVLLYGPPGTGKTLLAKAVAATIGANFIFSPASGIVDKYIGESARIIREMFAYAKEHEPCIIFMDEIDAIGGRRFSEGTSADREIQRTLMELLTQMDGFDSLGQTKIIMATNRPDTLDPALLRPGRLDRKIEIPLPNEAGRLEVFKIHTTNVKKAGEFDFEAAVKMSDGFNGADIRNCVTEAGFFAIRDDRDHIIPEDMMKAVRKVAESKKLEGTVDYQKL
- the GCD1 gene encoding translation initiation factor eIF2B subunit gamma (similar to uniprot|P09032 Saccharomyces cerevisiae YOR260W GCD1 Gamma subunit of the translation initiation factor eIF2B the guanine-nucleotide exchange factor for eIF2 activity subsequently regulated by phosphorylated eIF2 first identified as a negative regulator of GCN4 expression); the protein is MQAFIFCGQGHNLWPFSQGHLDDNVSGNGMTKALLPVGNRSMLEYVLDWCDQANFKEINVVGQAQDIDAIQRGLQRYLELRNEQFLLVSKSLSGSQHLHHLQSPKPIKFIKSKASSTGECLQRELLERINGDFVLLPCDFVTDIPPQIFIDQYRNRDSNNLAMTFYYKNVLESTDKKQQSGKQFFTLYSSNEDVDARPVLLDVYPMEAVKKTKYLQVRTHLLWNYPNTTVSTKLENSFIYFCSQELCQLLSERKANDSTKKNYKDNVDDDDDDDQGENSKDRDDEVLDTTIKPSYFRQENQLLRDPLNCNKSLGKVFRDLARRSWQHSTPRENIGMFILPEVGFFVRANNLHTFTEANRFILKIKAQTLATNTQTTTASASAIGADAVVGYNCTILEKSNIKLSSIGPGCKIGNRCRIAGSILLPDVTIEDEVILENVIIGPNGVIGKRSKLTNCYVEGYYHVDPKSNLKGETLTKLEFESDESMSSNAAESSSGDESLEEEYDDEYEDDGLFDH
- the COX10 gene encoding protoheme IX farnesyltransferase (similar to uniprot|P21592 Saccharomyces cerevisiae YPL172C COX10 Heme A:farnesyltransferase catalyzes the first step in the conversion of protoheme to the heme A prosthetic group required for cytochrome c oxidase activity human ortholog is associated with mitochondrial disorders), which translates into the protein MSILSVCCHARHTQTVTSKLGQNALIRSIRGVRGIKTRNGPKQVHLNTAPIEFTPNITQEFSPKENGIAESARKALSCTTEVSEKSHIPFEVKAVDPELRKAQRKAIARNRSLLLQCKKVMNPYIQLTKPRLTVLVMLSAICSYAISPYAASVSQLLSLTVGTTLCSASANAINMGREPEFDRQMVRTQARPVVRGLTTPAQAYKFAAVCGTVGGSVLWAGVNPTVALLGISNIALYAWIYTSLKRKHIINTWAGALVGAIPPLMGWAAASPLTDPGAWCIAGLLYAWQFPHFNTLSHNIRNEYRNAGYVMTAWKNPLLNARVALRYSLLMFPICFGFSYFGVTDWMYQLDSSIINAWMSYWALRFYWQQKKNYSSRDFSDKAKYNKGLAIANGFAKKTFLVSVLHLPAVLILAILHKKGRWDWIFENEDGKLRA